A window of the Radiobacillus deserti genome harbors these coding sequences:
- a CDS encoding 5-oxoprolinase subunit PxpA produces MNIDLNCDLGEGFTTYEKEIMPYISSANIACGFHAGDPGVMYETVKLAKKHQIKVGAHPGFPDKEGFGRRPLNWTADQVYQSILYQIGALEAIAIAQEVPLHHVKPHGALYHYGSQNPDIAEAIVSAILDINPALILYAPPQSEFIQAGEKRRLTVYKEGFADRTYLDNGSLTPRTEENALLTESTMAIKQCIQMINENSITTKNGKLIPIEVDTICVHGDSPHAVHFVKELSSALQDHGIQIGY; encoded by the coding sequence ATGAATATAGACTTAAATTGCGATTTAGGAGAAGGATTTACTACCTATGAAAAAGAAATCATGCCTTATATTTCCTCTGCGAATATTGCTTGTGGCTTTCATGCAGGAGATCCTGGCGTGATGTATGAAACCGTAAAACTGGCAAAAAAGCACCAGATTAAAGTTGGGGCACATCCTGGATTTCCCGATAAAGAAGGATTCGGTAGACGCCCATTGAATTGGACCGCAGATCAAGTGTATCAGTCTATCCTCTATCAGATTGGCGCCCTTGAGGCAATTGCAATCGCGCAAGAGGTTCCTCTCCATCACGTGAAACCCCACGGTGCTCTTTATCATTACGGCAGCCAGAATCCAGATATTGCGGAGGCGATAGTATCGGCTATCCTAGATATTAATCCAGCCCTAATCTTGTATGCTCCACCCCAATCCGAATTCATTCAAGCAGGCGAAAAAAGAAGACTCACTGTTTACAAAGAAGGATTTGCGGATCGTACATATCTTGATAATGGTAGCTTAACACCTCGCACAGAAGAAAATGCACTTCTGACGGAGTCGACTATGGCAATAAAACAGTGCATCCAAATGATAAACGAGAACTCCATTACAACAAAGAATGGTAAGTTAATCCCAATTGAAGTAGATACAATATGTGTGCACGGTGATTCTCCACATGCCGTCCATTTTGTAAAAGAGTTATCTTCAGCTCTACAAGACCACGGTATCCAAATTGGGTACTAG
- a CDS encoding cold-shock protein, with protein MAYFNNKKEPVPEVETTIWSCTSDSCSGWMRESFSFEAEPSCPLCQSEMVKEEKVLPQIE; from the coding sequence ATGGCGTATTTTAATAACAAAAAAGAACCTGTCCCAGAAGTAGAAACGACAATTTGGTCTTGTACGAGCGACTCTTGCTCAGGGTGGATGCGAGAATCCTTCTCTTTCGAAGCAGAGCCGAGCTGTCCACTCTGTCAATCTGAAATGGTGAAAGAAGAAAAGGTATTGCCTCAGATTGAATAG
- a CDS encoding YesL family protein, whose product MFKSENGFFKVLDIFSNFLILNILWIICCIPIVTIFPATTAMYAVVRKWLASGMEAGTFQQFFIFFKSNFKKSFFIGLVWLFLFAVLYVDTVIILNYDFIGESMLLIGLFLFGFVFLFTTVFIFFILVHFDLSILQTIKRALLFALSHLPQTILLIGILVGSVALTYMTPVFLLISGSLVAFVQYFIFDRLIKRINKKVG is encoded by the coding sequence ATGTTTAAGTCGGAAAATGGGTTCTTTAAAGTATTAGACATTTTTAGTAATTTCCTGATTTTAAATATTTTGTGGATTATATGCTGCATCCCAATAGTAACGATTTTTCCAGCAACGACAGCGATGTATGCAGTTGTCCGAAAATGGTTAGCATCTGGGATGGAAGCTGGTACCTTTCAACAGTTTTTTATCTTTTTTAAATCAAATTTTAAGAAAAGCTTTTTCATTGGGTTAGTCTGGTTATTCCTTTTTGCTGTTCTATATGTAGATACGGTAATCATTCTGAATTATGATTTCATTGGGGAATCGATGCTTCTAATTGGTTTATTCCTATTTGGTTTTGTGTTTTTGTTTACGACAGTGTTTATTTTCTTTATATTGGTTCACTTTGATTTATCCATACTGCAGACAATAAAAAGAGCATTGTTGTTTGCTCTTAGTCATTTGCCACAAACCATATTATTAATTGGAATATTAGTTGGTTCTGTTGCTCTAACGTATATGACACCAGTTTTTCTGTTAATCAGTGGTAGTCTGGTTGCATTTGTTCAATATTTTATTTTTGATCGATTAATAAAACGTATTAATAAAAAAGTGGGTTAA
- a CDS encoding LacI family DNA-binding transcriptional regulator codes for MKLTIKDIAKMAGVSPGTVSKIINQTGSIGPRTKEKVLKIIEETGYQPSFSAKALATKKSNLIGLIYAGEIHVEFNHPFFNEVINSFKNAIGKLGYDILVFSNSNFSKGKEDYMARCKHFQLDGCIIIAGDNIESAIYELDKSSIPCVGVDIELTGPRSSYVTTDNRKVSSKVVEHYYLHSVKEVAFIGGPSDSVISNIRKEGFLDTVRQLGMTVQDNWIQYGDYFEGSGYEAMNHILDGGSIPKGVFAASDMMALGALKAAKERGYSVPEDIKIIGCDDVEACRYSDPPLSTVKQDKEKMGKLAAYMLHDMINEHAEPNSILVDPELVIRNTCISSVKENVARPSL; via the coding sequence ATGAAGTTAACAATAAAAGATATCGCAAAAATGGCAGGAGTTTCACCTGGGACTGTTTCCAAGATTATAAATCAAACCGGGAGTATTGGTCCTAGAACGAAAGAGAAAGTGTTAAAGATTATTGAAGAAACAGGCTATCAGCCAAGCTTTTCAGCAAAAGCATTGGCGACGAAAAAGTCTAATTTAATTGGCTTGATTTATGCCGGAGAAATTCACGTAGAATTTAACCATCCGTTTTTCAATGAAGTTATCAATTCCTTTAAAAATGCAATTGGAAAATTAGGCTATGATATTTTAGTATTTTCTAATAGTAATTTTAGTAAAGGGAAAGAAGACTATATGGCACGCTGTAAGCACTTCCAGTTAGATGGTTGTATCATCATTGCTGGGGACAATATCGAATCAGCTATTTATGAGTTAGATAAAAGCTCTATACCTTGTGTTGGTGTGGATATTGAATTAACAGGACCTAGGTCTAGCTATGTAACAACGGATAATAGAAAGGTTTCCTCGAAAGTAGTGGAACACTATTATTTGCATTCGGTAAAGGAAGTTGCTTTCATAGGAGGACCATCAGATTCTGTAATATCTAACATTCGTAAGGAAGGATTTTTGGATACCGTTCGTCAGCTAGGGATGACCGTTCAAGACAACTGGATTCAGTATGGAGATTACTTTGAAGGTTCAGGGTATGAAGCGATGAATCATATTCTAGATGGAGGTTCTATTCCTAAAGGGGTTTTCGCTGCTTCGGATATGATGGCACTTGGCGCACTAAAGGCAGCAAAAGAACGTGGATATTCTGTACCCGAGGATATTAAAATAATCGGATGTGATGATGTAGAAGCATGTCGTTATAGTGACCCCCCTTTATCAACGGTAAAACAAGATAAAGAAAAGATGGGGAAATTGGCTGCCTACATGCTGCATGACATGATAAATGAACATGCCGAACCAAATTCCATTCTAGTAGATCCAGAACTAGTAATCCGTAACACATGTATATCGAGTGTGAAAGAAAATGTAGCAAGACCAAGCCTGTAA
- a CDS encoding carbohydrate ABC transporter permease, protein MLSKTVIYLLLAVASLLSIFPFYWMFVMATNENSAINSVPPAMIPGSQLVTNFQNVLNTIDFFGAIGNSLIVSTITTIGVLFLCSLAGFAFAKFHFKGKNILFVAILVTMMIPPQLGLIPQYIIITKLDWLNDLKAVIVPGLIDAFGIFWMRQYISSNVPDELVDAAKIDGCSNFRVYWNIAVPVIIPAFATLAIIKFMYMWNDFLWPLVVLRDESTYTIQIALRGLIDNYVKDNGMILSGTFWATVPLVIVFLLLNRLFIQSLTEGAVKS, encoded by the coding sequence ATGCTTTCAAAAACTGTCATATATCTGTTGCTCGCTGTTGCATCCCTCTTATCTATATTCCCTTTCTATTGGATGTTCGTAATGGCGACCAACGAAAACAGTGCGATCAATAGTGTACCACCGGCTATGATACCAGGTAGTCAGTTAGTGACCAATTTCCAAAACGTACTAAACACCATTGACTTTTTCGGGGCTATTGGAAACTCCTTAATCGTTTCGACAATAACGACTATCGGGGTTTTATTCCTTTGTTCCTTAGCGGGTTTCGCATTTGCGAAATTTCATTTTAAAGGAAAAAACATATTGTTTGTAGCTATTCTAGTGACCATGATGATTCCGCCACAATTAGGCTTGATTCCACAATATATCATCATTACAAAATTAGATTGGCTAAATGACCTCAAAGCGGTTATCGTTCCAGGATTAATCGATGCTTTCGGTATTTTCTGGATGCGCCAATATATCAGTAGTAATGTACCAGATGAGCTTGTGGATGCTGCTAAAATCGATGGTTGCTCCAACTTCCGTGTGTATTGGAATATTGCTGTTCCAGTTATTATTCCAGCTTTTGCAACACTAGCGATTATCAAATTCATGTATATGTGGAATGACTTCTTATGGCCACTTGTTGTGTTAAGAGATGAGAGCACGTATACAATCCAAATTGCGTTGCGTGGGTTAATTGACAACTATGTAAAAGATAATGGAATGATTCTTTCTGGAACATTTTGGGCCACGGTACCACTTGTTATTGTCTTTTTACTGCTAAACCGACTCTTTATCCAAAGCTTAACAGAAGGAGCAGTTAAGAGTTAA
- a CDS encoding carbohydrate ABC transporter permease, whose translation MTVAQIQPQTSSQKPLKKRKSSFRESTKEAIAGYLYVSPFFILFAIFGLFPMLFSFYLGFQKWNGLGEMEYVGLQNFEWIITDPLFWKSLSNTLIMWVMGTIPQLIIGIILAYALNSALVKLKSIFRVSIFMPYVTSTVAVAIVFGIMFNDQDFGLINVILSWFGVDPVSWSTTEWGVKIAISTMVFWRWLGYNTIIYLAGLQAIPNELYEAAKIDGATTRQKIQYITIPMLRPIIILTVFTSTIGALQLFTEPLVYIGRSYREEGLTVVLYLYREAFVNLAYGPASAAAIILFFIIIVLSAINVFVANRIGK comes from the coding sequence ATGACAGTGGCACAAATACAACCGCAAACTTCATCCCAAAAGCCTCTAAAAAAACGAAAATCATCCTTCAGGGAAAGTACAAAAGAAGCAATCGCTGGATATTTGTATGTCTCACCATTTTTTATCCTATTCGCGATTTTCGGACTCTTCCCAATGTTATTTAGTTTTTATTTAGGTTTCCAAAAGTGGAATGGATTAGGGGAAATGGAGTATGTAGGTCTACAAAACTTTGAGTGGATTATAACAGATCCACTTTTCTGGAAATCTTTATCTAATACGTTAATCATGTGGGTAATGGGGACAATCCCGCAGTTGATTATTGGGATTATCCTCGCATACGCATTGAATTCTGCATTAGTAAAGCTTAAGAGTATTTTCCGAGTTTCTATTTTTATGCCATATGTAACATCTACTGTGGCAGTAGCAATTGTATTCGGCATTATGTTTAATGATCAAGACTTCGGACTAATTAATGTTATTTTAAGTTGGTTTGGAGTGGATCCAGTAAGCTGGAGCACGACAGAGTGGGGCGTGAAAATAGCGATTTCCACGATGGTGTTCTGGAGATGGCTTGGTTACAACACAATCATCTATTTAGCTGGTTTACAAGCCATTCCGAACGAATTGTATGAAGCGGCCAAGATTGACGGTGCTACTACTAGACAAAAAATCCAATACATCACGATTCCTATGCTACGCCCAATCATTATTCTAACGGTCTTCACATCAACCATTGGGGCTCTTCAATTGTTCACAGAACCACTAGTGTACATTGGTAGATCCTACCGTGAAGAAGGGCTAACAGTCGTTCTTTACTTATATCGAGAAGCCTTTGTAAACCTTGCATACGGTCCAGCATCGGCAGCTGCGATTATTTTATTCTTTATTATTATCGTGTTGTCAGCGATTAACGTATTCGTTGCCAATCGAATTGGGAAATAA
- a CDS encoding ABC transporter substrate-binding protein: MKKWLSMMGLFVLILALVACSNDKAEGEDGGSDGGKVELEFLVFGSTGYEKLIEEYEKENPNVKIKFNEGEMNDVHNNLFTAISAGSGAPDIAMIEVSQIAKFMQAQDRFYNLNDYGAEELSGNFLDWKWQQAQSVDGSFQIGFPTDIGPTTMFYRTDVMEAAGLPTDREELAAEIDSWEAFYEAAKTIKEKTGKPISDAPEMVFNAIRDQQEQQYFNEDEELIVEDTVKEAYDYTTKMIEEGLIGQNTLWTPEWGTAMAEGSYAAMPGAPGWMVNNVRSNAPDASGLWDVTKIPEGAGNWGGSFLTIPKESEHPEEAYDFISWLTAPEQQLEAFEIAGLFPSTPDVYENEEFLATTDEYFSGAPTAKIFAEAAQNVKPIYMGVNYAIVNTEIVTALTNVAVEGADPQAEWDAAMDRINEQLERQ, translated from the coding sequence ATGAAAAAGTGGCTTTCTATGATGGGTTTATTTGTTCTCATTCTTGCTCTTGTTGCTTGTAGTAACGATAAAGCAGAAGGAGAAGACGGTGGTTCTGATGGAGGGAAAGTAGAATTAGAATTTCTAGTATTCGGAAGCACTGGGTATGAAAAGTTAATTGAGGAATATGAAAAAGAAAATCCAAACGTGAAAATAAAGTTCAACGAAGGTGAAATGAACGATGTTCATAACAACCTATTTACGGCAATCTCAGCAGGTAGCGGTGCTCCTGATATCGCGATGATTGAAGTAAGTCAAATTGCAAAATTCATGCAAGCACAAGATCGCTTTTATAACTTAAATGATTATGGTGCGGAAGAGCTTTCTGGTAACTTCCTTGACTGGAAATGGCAACAAGCTCAAAGCGTTGATGGATCTTTCCAAATTGGGTTCCCAACAGATATTGGTCCTACTACAATGTTCTATCGTACAGATGTAATGGAAGCTGCGGGTCTTCCAACAGATCGTGAAGAACTAGCAGCGGAAATTGATTCATGGGAAGCTTTCTATGAAGCAGCTAAAACAATTAAAGAAAAAACAGGCAAGCCAATCTCCGATGCTCCGGAAATGGTTTTTAACGCAATTCGTGACCAACAAGAACAACAATACTTTAACGAGGATGAAGAGTTAATTGTAGAAGATACAGTAAAAGAAGCATATGACTACACTACTAAAATGATTGAAGAAGGTTTGATTGGCCAAAACACATTGTGGACTCCTGAGTGGGGTACTGCAATGGCAGAAGGAAGCTATGCTGCAATGCCTGGTGCTCCTGGTTGGATGGTAAATAACGTTCGTTCAAATGCTCCAGATGCTAGTGGATTATGGGATGTAACTAAGATTCCCGAAGGTGCTGGAAACTGGGGTGGATCATTCCTAACGATTCCGAAAGAATCTGAGCATCCAGAAGAAGCATATGACTTTATTTCTTGGTTAACTGCGCCAGAACAACAATTAGAAGCGTTTGAAATTGCGGGATTGTTCCCTTCTACACCAGATGTGTATGAAAACGAAGAATTCCTAGCAACTACGGATGAATATTTCAGCGGAGCTCCAACTGCGAAAATCTTTGCAGAAGCAGCTCAAAATGTTAAGCCTATCTACATGGGTGTTAACTACGCGATTGTAAATACAGAGATAGTTACGGCCTTAACAAACGTAGCAGTGGAAGGTGCTGACCCACAAGCTGAGTGGGATGCTGCGATGGACCGTATTAACGAACAATTAGAAAGACAGTAA
- a CDS encoding ROK family protein — MEKYVAFDVGGTKVKHSVLLSDGTIVTKDKYNTNIDDLKEFLSDMLKVIQNYQLNHRISGIAVSLPGFVNVETGFTEHAGAIHALHGKNLKELLEELVEVPVAIENDGNCVALAEKLSGNAVDCDSFICFTIGTGIGGGIYLNGQMVHGHSFRGGEFGFMVTRGDSPGQEIMHDNAATGSLIKIYKEYKGLSQETDVEGYVIFEEAKTDEKLYEILEKWYESISFGIFNLVATLNPQKILIGGGVSARPELLEDIKRHLEKLPWWNHLCVPIEPCKHQNDAGMLGALQHFLTYEPKRLVN; from the coding sequence ATGGAAAAGTATGTTGCGTTTGACGTAGGTGGAACAAAAGTTAAGCACTCTGTCTTGTTAAGCGATGGAACAATCGTAACGAAAGACAAGTACAATACCAACATTGACGATTTAAAAGAGTTTCTAAGTGATATGTTGAAAGTGATTCAAAACTATCAATTGAATCACAGAATTAGTGGAATTGCCGTTAGCTTACCAGGCTTTGTTAATGTGGAAACCGGTTTCACCGAACATGCTGGTGCCATTCATGCCTTGCATGGAAAGAATTTAAAGGAGTTACTGGAAGAGTTAGTGGAAGTGCCAGTGGCAATTGAAAACGATGGAAACTGTGTAGCTCTTGCTGAGAAATTAAGTGGTAATGCTGTTGATTGTGATAGTTTTATCTGTTTTACAATTGGAACTGGAATTGGCGGTGGCATCTACTTAAATGGACAGATGGTTCATGGCCATAGCTTCCGTGGCGGGGAATTCGGATTTATGGTCACAAGAGGAGATTCTCCGGGACAAGAAATTATGCATGATAATGCAGCTACTGGAAGTCTTATAAAAATTTATAAGGAATATAAAGGGCTGTCACAAGAAACGGACGTAGAAGGATACGTAATCTTTGAAGAAGCAAAAACAGATGAAAAACTCTATGAAATATTGGAAAAGTGGTACGAAAGTATTAGTTTTGGCATCTTTAATTTAGTGGCAACCTTGAATCCACAAAAGATTCTCATTGGTGGAGGCGTAAGCGCCAGACCTGAGTTGTTAGAGGATATCAAACGCCATTTAGAGAAATTACCTTGGTGGAATCACCTTTGTGTACCGATTGAGCCTTGTAAGCATCAAAATGATGCAGGTATGCTCGGAGCATTACAACATTTTTTAACCTATGAACCTAAAAGATTAGTGAATTGA
- a CDS encoding alpha/beta fold hydrolase, with translation MAYITLSDNTKLYYEDHGKGQPVLFIHGVMMSSKFFHKQVPYFKEKYRMLTLDLRGHGQSNKVEHGHTVAQYARDVKAFIEELNLKDVILVGWSMGAFVIWDYVNQFGTENIKATTIVDQSPSDYIWPGWEFGAFDFDAIKGVMQFIQEDQHGFNSEFIYGMFKEEPSSEEYDWILAEMNKLPASIESTIVFNQTVVDYRDTLGNVTVPTLICFGSAGFFPVDAGRYIQQRIPGSRLIAFENSSHLLFLEETEKFNQTLDEFFSTL, from the coding sequence TTGGCATATATTACCCTATCTGATAACACAAAGCTATACTACGAGGATCATGGAAAAGGACAGCCTGTATTATTTATTCACGGAGTGATGATGAGCAGCAAATTTTTTCATAAACAAGTTCCATATTTTAAAGAAAAGTATAGAATGCTGACTTTGGATTTAAGAGGACATGGACAGTCTAATAAGGTGGAGCATGGACATACGGTTGCGCAATATGCTCGGGATGTAAAAGCTTTTATAGAGGAGCTTAACCTAAAAGATGTCATTCTTGTTGGATGGTCGATGGGGGCATTCGTTATATGGGATTACGTGAATCAATTTGGTACAGAAAATATTAAAGCAACAACCATTGTAGATCAGTCTCCGTCCGATTATATTTGGCCGGGATGGGAGTTTGGTGCCTTTGATTTTGATGCCATAAAAGGGGTTATGCAATTCATACAAGAAGATCAACATGGCTTTAATAGTGAATTTATTTATGGAATGTTTAAAGAGGAGCCCAGCTCAGAGGAGTATGACTGGATTTTAGCGGAAATGAATAAATTACCAGCATCAATTGAAAGTACAATTGTCTTTAATCAGACTGTCGTAGATTATCGGGATACGCTAGGAAATGTAACGGTTCCAACACTTATTTGTTTTGGAAGTGCAGGCTTTTTTCCAGTTGATGCGGGAAGATACATTCAACAGCGAATTCCAGGATCTAGGTTGATAGCGTTTGAGAATAGTAGCCATTTACTATTCTTAGAAGAAACAGAAAAATTCAATCAAACTTTAGACGAATTTTTCTCCACCTTATGA